In Fructilactobacillus cliffordii, a single genomic region encodes these proteins:
- a CDS encoding type II toxin-antitoxin system HicB family antitoxin yields the protein MAEKILVYPVILKQEAHDVFVTIPDIDGGYTQGDNVEDAIRMAQDAMGNLLEDVDGKDYPQASNPNDLNLQDDENLVYVAINIDDFKRRYSKTVRTNVTIPKALKEKAKREHINLSRVLTDALYEVVK from the coding sequence ATGGCAGAAAAAATTTTGGTTTACCCAGTGATTTTGAAACAAGAAGCACATGATGTTTTTGTGACCATTCCAGACATTGATGGTGGTTATACGCAAGGTGACAACGTTGAGGATGCAATTCGAATGGCTCAGGATGCAATGGGAAATTTGTTAGAAGATGTGGATGGAAAGGATTATCCGCAAGCATCAAATCCCAATGATTTAAATTTACAAGATGATGAAAATTTAGTTTACGTTGCGATCAACATTGATGATTTTAAAAGACGGTATTCCAAAACGGTCCGGACGAACGTGACCATTCCTAAGGCGTTAAAGGAAAAGGCCAAACGGGAACACATTAATCTTTCACGGGTCTTAACGGATGCTTTGTATGAAGTAGTGAAATAA
- the hxlB gene encoding 6-phospho-3-hexuloisomerase, whose amino-acid sequence MWQTILAELGRQDVTTTKAELERLQQAPRIFVYGGGRSGLALRGLAMRLMQLGKTAYVVGETTTPAIQAGDLLLVASASGTTTGTVNIAKAARQADADGWLLTTIDESPLADLAQQVTLLPGKSKDLVGEEQASVQPMGSLFEQSVWLFGDALTLAYMQFAEVSEADMRKRHSNLE is encoded by the coding sequence ATGTGGCAAACGATTCTGGCAGAATTAGGCCGACAAGACGTGACAACCACTAAGGCAGAGTTGGAACGGCTACAACAAGCACCACGTATCTTTGTCTACGGTGGTGGTCGTTCTGGTCTTGCCTTGCGGGGCCTGGCAATGCGCCTGATGCAGTTAGGCAAAACTGCCTACGTAGTGGGTGAAACCACGACCCCGGCAATTCAAGCTGGTGATTTGTTGCTGGTTGCTTCGGCGTCGGGAACCACGACGGGGACGGTCAATATTGCTAAAGCCGCGCGGCAAGCGGATGCTGACGGGTGGTTGTTGACTACTATTGATGAATCACCGTTGGCAGACTTAGCTCAGCAGGTGACATTGTTGCCCGGAAAGAGCAAAGACTTAGTGGGCGAAGAACAGGCTTCTGTTCAACCGATGGGGAGTTTGTTCGAACAATCCGTGTGGTTGTTTGGGGATGCGCTAACGCTGGCTTACATGCAGTTTGCCGAAGTTAGTGAAGCGGACATGCGCAAGCGGCACTCTAATTTAGAATAA
- the hxlA gene encoding 3-hexulose-6-phosphate synthase: MKIQLAIDLEDVDGAIQLIDKTKDGIDIFEYGTPLVINFGLEGLAKIRKQFPDITLLADLKIMDVASYEVDQAFKYGADITTILGVAEDQSIKDAVKAAHDAGKEILVDMIGVTDVAKRAREIDAMGADYIGTHTGYDLQAKGETPFATFAKIKENVTHTKTAIAGGIKLDNVDEVKAADPDLLIVGGGIATTDDPARTAAEFKAKLK, from the coding sequence ATGAAAATTCAACTCGCAATTGATCTAGAAGATGTGGACGGCGCTATTCAATTAATCGACAAAACGAAGGATGGTATCGATATTTTTGAATACGGAACTCCATTGGTAATTAACTTTGGTTTGGAAGGGTTAGCTAAGATTAGAAAGCAATTTCCAGACATCACTTTGTTGGCCGACTTAAAGATTATGGACGTGGCTTCCTACGAAGTGGACCAAGCCTTTAAGTACGGTGCTGACATCACTACTATTTTAGGGGTAGCTGAAGATCAATCCATTAAGGATGCCGTTAAGGCCGCTCACGATGCTGGCAAGGAAATCCTGGTGGACATGATTGGGGTGACTGATGTGGCTAAACGGGCTCGTGAAATTGATGCCATGGGAGCCGACTACATTGGAACTCACACTGGTTATGATTTACAAGCCAAGGGTGAAACGCCATTCGCTACTTTTGCTAAGATTAAGGAAAACGTTACGCACACTAAGACGGCGATTGCTGGGGGCATTAAGCTCGATAACGTGGATGAAGTTAAGGCTGCTGATCCGGACCTCTTGATTGTCGGTGGTGGAATTGCCACAACGGATGATCCTGCCAGGACTGCTGCTGAATTCAAAGCTAAATTAAAGTAG
- the dld gene encoding D-lactate dehydrogenase — protein sequence MTVINDLENIVGNRYVITSKEKSLQYREGYRSGRGDALAVVRPGSLLELWKILQVVQKNDLIVIMQAANTGLTEGSVPTDGGYDRDVLVINVMRIKGMQLIDDNKQVIAFPGTTLHKLETNLDKVHRDPHSVIGSSNIGATVIGGINNNSGGALIQRGPAYTELALYAQITADGQLKLVNHLGIELGSTPEEILTNLENHNYSAKDVQYDPDRVGHNRNYEERVRNVTSEQPTRYNADPQELYEVSGSAGKLVAFAVRLDTYPKPKETKVFYIGTNDPDVLEKLRRHILTKFKHLPISGEYMHKDAYDLAKKYGKDSLMVIEYLGTNPLPFLFSFRAATERKLRHIPTFKPDFIDRTLQKSSVLFPNQLPKRMEEFRNKYDHYLQLKVADDGITEAKQYLDEFFKDNEGGYFECTPHEANVAAIHRYVAASVPIRYQETHQKQGNQILPLDVALPRNEEKWFETLPKEIDEQIQYKMYYGHFLDHVMHQDYILKPGVDAHELKKEMLKLFDARGAIYPAEHNVGHLYHAPEALVHHYRENDPTNTFNPGIGLTSKKKNWQ from the coding sequence ATGACAGTAATTAATGACTTAGAAAACATCGTTGGCAATCGTTATGTGATTACTTCAAAAGAAAAATCACTGCAGTATCGGGAAGGGTATCGTTCTGGTCGTGGAGACGCGTTAGCCGTGGTTCGTCCGGGTTCATTGTTAGAACTCTGGAAGATTTTGCAAGTGGTCCAAAAAAACGACTTGATTGTAATCATGCAGGCCGCTAACACCGGTTTAACAGAGGGTTCCGTACCTACCGATGGTGGATACGACCGCGACGTGCTAGTGATTAACGTGATGCGAATTAAAGGCATGCAGCTGATTGATGATAACAAGCAGGTGATTGCCTTTCCGGGGACCACGTTGCATAAATTAGAAACGAACCTGGACAAAGTTCATCGTGATCCGCACTCTGTGATTGGGTCTTCTAACATTGGGGCCACGGTCATTGGCGGGATTAACAACAACTCCGGTGGGGCCTTGATTCAACGGGGACCAGCTTATACCGAGCTAGCTTTGTACGCACAAATTACCGCTGACGGGCAACTCAAGTTAGTTAATCACCTCGGCATTGAGCTCGGAAGCACGCCGGAAGAAATTTTAACGAACCTTGAAAACCACAATTACTCTGCTAAGGATGTTCAATATGATCCAGACCGCGTGGGGCACAACCGGAACTACGAGGAACGGGTGCGCAACGTCACTTCTGAACAACCGACCCGTTACAACGCTGATCCACAAGAACTCTACGAAGTTTCTGGTTCAGCCGGTAAGTTAGTTGCTTTTGCCGTTCGGTTGGATACGTATCCGAAGCCCAAGGAAACCAAGGTCTTTTACATTGGAACTAACGATCCAGACGTCTTAGAAAAATTAAGACGGCACATCCTGACGAAGTTCAAGCACCTGCCAATTTCTGGGGAATATATGCACAAGGATGCTTATGACCTGGCAAAGAAGTATGGAAAAGACTCCCTAATGGTGATTGAATACCTGGGAACTAATCCGTTGCCGTTCCTGTTTAGTTTCCGGGCCGCTACCGAACGGAAATTACGGCACATTCCCACGTTCAAACCAGACTTTATTGACCGGACCTTGCAAAAGTCCAGCGTACTCTTCCCGAACCAATTGCCGAAACGAATGGAAGAGTTCCGGAACAAGTATGACCACTATCTGCAACTGAAGGTAGCAGACGATGGGATTACCGAAGCAAAACAGTACCTTGATGAGTTCTTTAAGGACAACGAAGGTGGCTACTTTGAATGTACGCCACACGAAGCTAATGTGGCAGCTATTCACCGGTACGTGGCGGCTTCTGTGCCAATTCGGTACCAAGAAACCCATCAAAAGCAAGGGAACCAAATCTTACCGTTGGACGTGGCTTTACCACGCAACGAAGAAAAATGGTTTGAAACCTTACCAAAGGAAATTGATGAACAGATTCAGTACAAGATGTATTACGGTCACTTTTTAGATCACGTGATGCATCAGGATTACATTTTGAAACCAGGCGTGGATGCTCACGAACTGAAAAAGGAAATGTTAAAATTATTTGACGCGCGGGGAGCCATTTACCCAGCTGAACACAACGTGGGGCACTTGTACCACGCTCCGGAAGCATTGGTACATCACTACCGGGAAAATGATCCGACGAATACGTTTAACCCAGGAATTGGTTTAACTTCAAAGAAGAAAAACTGGCAATAA
- a CDS encoding gamma-glutamyl-gamma-aminobutyrate hydrolase family protein codes for MRIGITANVNLGEPNLYCQPLANCLPKTFIDVVTKHQHIPVILPVVKPELAPELVEMVDAVIIPGGQDIDPEFFNESPQEETTASYEPHDEFEFAVAKAALDQHKPVLGICRGYQLLNVAFGGSLYQDLPTEFPGHPQIHEQRGKLAKAEVHEVKVEPGTQLSQALGTQTGVNSRHHQGLNRIAPNLHVVAEAADGVPEAVEDDSGLLLGVQWHPEDLWQTDVSQEQLFTTFFQRADL; via the coding sequence ATGAGAATTGGAATTACAGCTAATGTGAACCTTGGGGAACCCAACCTCTACTGCCAACCATTGGCCAATTGCTTGCCGAAAACGTTTATTGACGTGGTGACTAAGCATCAGCATATTCCGGTGATTTTACCGGTGGTTAAACCGGAATTAGCCCCAGAACTAGTTGAGATGGTGGATGCAGTGATTATTCCTGGTGGTCAGGACATTGATCCGGAGTTTTTTAATGAAAGCCCGCAGGAAGAAACCACTGCTAGCTATGAACCACACGATGAATTTGAATTTGCAGTCGCTAAAGCAGCATTAGATCAACACAAACCGGTGTTAGGGATTTGCCGTGGCTATCAACTGTTAAACGTGGCGTTTGGGGGAAGTTTGTATCAGGATTTGCCGACCGAATTTCCGGGTCACCCGCAGATTCACGAGCAACGGGGGAAATTAGCGAAAGCAGAGGTACATGAGGTCAAAGTAGAACCAGGTACCCAGCTTTCACAAGCGTTAGGAACCCAAACCGGGGTGAACTCACGGCATCATCAGGGCTTAAATCGAATTGCCCCCAACCTTCATGTGGTAGCGGAAGCCGCCGATGGAGTACCGGAAGCAGTGGAAGATGATTCGGGATTGCTGTTGGGTGTCCAGTGGCATCCTGAAGATTTATGGCAAACGGATGTGAGTCAGGAACAATTATTCACTACTTTTTTCCAACGGGCGGATTTGTGA
- a CDS encoding coiled-coil domain-containing protein: MEINKGNSNKETFLKKSLKILKKTYLVGWSLFISIFFFSLFSYITANGSYDKYKNLTSSELVGHLMSEISTMDSRFSTAITWLFSIMTISIAFIGFYSYQQLKLSQNQIDQIRKDFGIEDINKKIEELNDFIDEANKALDDQQKSFDESLRKQQHSFNNALSEQKNDYFMTSLEIVSSNVENVTSSSDPFTISNDILNVIRVLKNIESENNNEIYKNKMFNSVLSFANGLANIKKYKTMNKNFPKYDKFLYKLNEALDLFQTIPKDSNDSEINNRYNEVSESIKEIIDGFLDNDN, encoded by the coding sequence ATGGAAATCAACAAAGGAAATTCAAATAAAGAAACATTTTTGAAAAAATCATTAAAAATTTTAAAGAAAACCTACTTAGTAGGATGGTCATTATTTATATCAATTTTCTTTTTTTCTCTATTCAGTTATATTACTGCAAATGGATCTTATGATAAATATAAAAATCTCACTTCTTCCGAATTAGTAGGTCATCTAATGTCTGAAATAAGTACAATGGATTCTAGATTTTCAACAGCTATAACATGGTTATTCAGCATTATGACTATCTCGATTGCATTTATAGGATTTTATTCATACCAGCAATTAAAATTATCACAAAACCAAATAGATCAGATTAGAAAAGATTTTGGGATTGAAGATATCAATAAAAAAATAGAAGAATTAAACGACTTTATTGATGAGGCAAATAAAGCTTTAGATGATCAACAAAAAAGCTTTGATGAATCTTTACGAAAACAACAACATAGCTTTAATAATGCACTATCAGAACAAAAAAATGATTACTTTATGACATCATTAGAAATAGTATCTTCAAATGTTGAAAATGTTACTAGCTCATCCGACCCATTTACTATTTCTAATGATATTCTAAATGTTATAAGAGTCTTAAAAAATATTGAATCTGAAAACAATAACGAAATTTATAAAAACAAAATGTTTAATTCTGTATTAAGTTTTGCTAATGGTTTGGCTAATATTAAAAAATATAAAACCATGAATAAAAACTTTCCAAAGTATGATAAATTTCTATACAAATTAAATGAAGCACTTGATCTATTTCAAACTATTCCTAAAGATTCAAATGATTCAGAAATAAATAATAGATATAATGAAGTGTCAGAATCAATAAAAGAAATAATCGATGGATTTCTAGATAATGATAATTAA
- a CDS encoding type 1 glutamine amidotransferase domain-containing protein, with protein sequence MHQKILVVETNVANFAGTNHLTGLWLGESAEFVTVMEHAGFTIDYVSPNGGYVPLDPRSMKDSYVNDETLKTYLTNDYQSRGLAATLSPQQVNPADYEAIYFTGGHGVMFDFFNNQPLQKLALSIYEQNGYLCSVCHGIAGLLNVKLANGNYLITGKKITGFTTSEELLSGNSKRVPFLNEKVATSHGADFQKGMPFKSFVVQDGHLITGQNPASPKEVAEKLVANLKNKKD encoded by the coding sequence ATGCATCAAAAAATTTTGGTAGTGGAAACAAACGTCGCAAATTTTGCGGGAACTAATCATTTAACTGGATTATGGTTAGGCGAATCAGCCGAATTTGTAACGGTGATGGAACACGCTGGATTTACAATTGATTACGTCAGTCCAAATGGTGGATATGTTCCACTTGATCCGCGGAGTATGAAAGATTCATATGTTAATGATGAAACGTTAAAAACGTACTTAACCAACGATTATCAGAGTCGGGGGTTAGCAGCTACCCTGAGTCCCCAACAAGTTAATCCTGCTGATTATGAAGCAATTTATTTTACGGGTGGTCATGGGGTTATGTTCGATTTCTTCAATAATCAACCTTTACAAAAGCTTGCCTTATCAATTTATGAGCAGAATGGTTATCTTTGTTCCGTCTGTCATGGGATTGCCGGCTTATTGAACGTTAAGTTAGCCAATGGGAACTATCTAATTACGGGCAAAAAGATTACAGGTTTTACCACTAGTGAAGAACTATTAAGTGGTAATTCCAAACGAGTTCCGTTTCTAAATGAAAAGGTGGCCACTAGCCACGGGGCTGATTTTCAGAAGGGGATGCCTTTTAAAAGTTTTGTGGTTCAGGATGGGCATTTAATTACCGGTCAAAACCCAGCTTCTCCCAAAGAAGTGGCAGAAAAATTAGTGGCAAATTTAAAGAATAAGAAAGACTGA
- a CDS encoding ArgE/DapE family deacylase, whose product MEQQEKLAVLRQLVGVKTIDGNELAAAEYIQDLLAEHGIKSEIHNLGHQQANLIAEIGTGQKPVFTVSGHLDTVAVDEDDWDTDPFELVQKDGQFYGSGVTDMKGGVAALVIAMIELHDRQVPLNGTLRLVLTAGEESDMRGSRALHAEGVMQDSDTLLIAEPTGYRTVYANKGEVDFIVTAVGKAAHSSRPNFGINAIQNLMDFLEAVKTKIEQKAEQRPDSVLGKTTFTVDIFKGGIQINAIPAKAEAQINTRIVPEYNNEAVIADFNETLDEFNATHEGEIQVKLLMNIPPVVAKSDSRLIQEIVKIATPYMQSMHYSAEEQQQGAEMLEKQGFNPFATDKLAVLSAAGGTDASELLRDKLEGANYAVFGPGNPLKMHQTNEAASEQMWFDFIEIYEKLFAEYLK is encoded by the coding sequence ATGGAACAACAGGAAAAACTAGCAGTCTTACGGCAGTTAGTTGGGGTTAAAACAATTGATGGCAACGAACTCGCGGCCGCTGAGTACATTCAGGATTTACTGGCAGAACACGGAATTAAAAGTGAAATCCATAATTTAGGCCACCAACAGGCGAACTTAATTGCAGAAATTGGCACGGGCCAAAAGCCTGTTTTTACCGTTAGTGGACACTTAGATACGGTAGCCGTTGATGAAGATGATTGGGACACGGATCCGTTTGAACTGGTGCAAAAAGATGGTCAGTTTTACGGAAGTGGAGTAACTGACATGAAGGGCGGTGTGGCTGCTTTAGTAATTGCCATGATTGAACTCCACGACCGCCAGGTGCCTTTAAACGGAACCCTCCGCCTCGTTTTAACTGCTGGAGAAGAAAGTGATATGCGGGGTTCCCGTGCCTTGCACGCGGAAGGAGTAATGCAGGACTCTGATACGCTGCTAATTGCAGAACCAACGGGTTATCGAACGGTGTATGCGAACAAGGGGGAAGTGGATTTTATCGTCACTGCCGTCGGAAAAGCAGCGCACAGTTCGCGACCCAACTTTGGAATTAACGCCATTCAAAATTTGATGGACTTTTTAGAAGCGGTTAAGACCAAGATTGAACAAAAAGCGGAACAACGTCCTGATTCCGTGTTAGGAAAGACCACGTTTACGGTTGATATCTTTAAAGGTGGGATTCAAATTAATGCCATTCCTGCTAAGGCAGAAGCGCAAATTAATACTCGAATTGTCCCGGAGTATAATAATGAAGCCGTGATTGCGGATTTTAACGAAACGTTAGATGAATTTAACGCAACCCACGAAGGGGAAATTCAGGTTAAGTTGCTGATGAACATTCCGCCGGTGGTTGCTAAATCAGACTCCCGCTTAATCCAGGAAATTGTAAAGATTGCCACGCCGTACATGCAGTCGATGCACTATTCTGCAGAGGAACAGCAACAAGGAGCCGAAATGTTGGAAAAGCAGGGATTCAATCCCTTTGCGACTGACAAGCTGGCTGTGTTGAGTGCAGCTGGTGGTACCGATGCTTCGGAATTACTTCGGGACAAACTGGAAGGTGCTAATTACGCTGTCTTTGGCCCCGGAAATCCACTAAAAATGCACCAAACTAACGAAGCGGCCTCGGAACAAATGTGGTTCGATTTCATTGAAATTTACGAAAAATTATTTGCAGAGTACTTAAAGTAA
- a CDS encoding GNAT family N-acetyltransferase, producing MTTEIKHLTNSKQTVRNLHQMIVKTFWDTYRGTSADHNIADYLEQNYSLEQVKKQLQQPNCAFYFILVNGRIGGYMKLNFDEAQTENYHGKSLEVEKLYVLPAFKRQGLGTKLLAFAEETAVKRDEDYMWLGVWSENEKAKAFYQEIGFHQETTHTFELGDDPQTDLVFVKKLK from the coding sequence ATGACAACTGAGATTAAACATTTAACGAATAGCAAACAGACGGTCCGAAATTTACACCAAATGATTGTGAAAACCTTTTGGGATACATATCGGGGTACCTCTGCTGACCATAACATTGCGGATTATTTGGAGCAAAATTACTCTTTGGAGCAGGTTAAAAAGCAGCTGCAACAACCCAATTGTGCCTTTTACTTTATTTTGGTGAATGGTAGAATTGGGGGTTATATGAAGCTAAATTTTGATGAAGCGCAAACCGAAAATTATCATGGGAAGTCACTGGAAGTTGAAAAACTCTACGTTCTGCCCGCTTTTAAACGGCAGGGGTTAGGGACGAAACTTTTGGCCTTTGCTGAAGAGACCGCAGTCAAACGGGATGAAGATTATATGTGGTTAGGGGTATGGAGTGAAAATGAAAAGGCTAAGGCTTTTTACCAAGAAATCGGCTTTCATCAAGAAACTACCCATACCTTTGAACTTGGTGATGATCCGCAAACCGATTTAGTCTTCGTTAAAAAATTAAAATAA
- a CDS encoding ArgE/DapE family deacylase: MNPTEKIKLLSDLVAIRSINNYEEQVAQYLASVFTEHGIANKLISYAPNRSNLVAEIGSGHPVTVFNGHADVVAVNDEWNTDPFVLTEKNNELYGRGACDMKSGLAAMVIAMLELQATKTPLTGTVRFLLTVGEEVGEYGAEQLTTMGYMDDVDALIIGEPTGYEICYAHKGSLDIQIDSKGTDAHSSMPQLGNNALQNLLDLVEIIDHRLHQVTESDDATGAFLFNFTVFNSGSQVNSIPGTATVSLNARTIENFDNDAVLKLIKSAVNELQQKDAKYRFDIKVLMDLPPVDGVKETQLIERGKVVGKQVTGKPIKTFGAAYTTDAAKLLVKKQKDFPFMIFGPGNQSLHCTNEYITKDMYFNFIEIYKQLMLNNGITH; encoded by the coding sequence ATGAATCCTACTGAAAAAATCAAACTACTCTCTGATTTAGTTGCCATTCGTTCCATTAATAACTATGAAGAGCAGGTAGCGCAATACCTAGCATCCGTGTTTACTGAACATGGAATTGCAAATAAGTTGATTTCGTATGCCCCCAACCGATCCAACCTAGTTGCAGAAATTGGTAGTGGGCACCCGGTTACGGTCTTTAACGGACATGCTGACGTGGTGGCTGTTAATGATGAGTGGAATACAGACCCATTTGTTCTCACTGAAAAAAATAATGAGTTGTACGGACGTGGTGCTTGCGATATGAAAAGCGGATTAGCAGCAATGGTAATTGCCATGCTTGAATTACAAGCAACTAAAACTCCATTAACTGGGACCGTGCGCTTTTTATTAACAGTTGGTGAGGAAGTCGGTGAATACGGTGCCGAGCAGTTAACTACCATGGGCTATATGGATGATGTTGATGCATTAATCATTGGGGAACCAACTGGCTATGAAATTTGTTATGCACACAAAGGTTCCCTTGACATCCAAATTGATTCTAAGGGAACCGATGCCCATAGCTCAATGCCCCAATTGGGTAACAATGCCCTCCAAAATTTACTTGACCTCGTTGAAATCATTGATCACCGCTTACATCAGGTTACGGAGTCAGACGATGCTACTGGAGCATTTCTATTTAATTTTACTGTTTTTAACTCCGGCTCCCAGGTTAATTCCATCCCTGGAACTGCAACCGTTTCTTTAAACGCTCGGACAATCGAAAATTTTGATAACGATGCAGTTTTAAAATTAATTAAATCAGCAGTTAATGAATTGCAGCAAAAGGATGCTAAATATCGCTTTGACATTAAAGTCCTCATGGATTTACCTCCTGTCGATGGTGTGAAAGAAACCCAATTAATCGAACGGGGAAAAGTCGTAGGAAAACAGGTTACCGGAAAACCAATCAAAACGTTTGGAGCAGCTTATACGACAGATGCAGCTAAACTACTAGTTAAAAAACAAAAAGATTTTCCGTTTATGATTTTTGGACCAGGAAATCAATCTTTACACTGTACCAATGAATACATTACTAAAGACATGTACTTTAACTTCATTGAAATTTACAAACAGTTAATGCTTAATAATGGAATTACCCATTAG
- a CDS encoding glucose 1-dehydrogenase, producing MANRMKDKVAIITGGSKGIGYAVAEQFVEEGAKVTITCRKDDEGQAAVEKLNAKIAGSAKYLKQDVSNSKQWNEIFEETEKDFGPVTTLVNNAGIGLGKTIADTTDEEWNQVLAIDLNGVFYGLREAINQMRKHSIAGSIINMSSIEGIVGDPILGAYNASKGAVKMMTKSAALDCALKDDGIRVNSVHPGYIKTPMISADLEKAMSQRTKTPMGHLGAPEDIAYACVYLASDESKFTTGTELVVDGGYTAQ from the coding sequence ATGGCAAACCGAATGAAAGATAAAGTAGCAATTATTACTGGTGGTAGTAAAGGGATTGGTTATGCAGTCGCAGAACAATTTGTGGAAGAGGGCGCTAAAGTTACCATTACCTGTCGAAAAGACGATGAAGGGCAAGCAGCGGTTGAAAAACTTAATGCGAAGATAGCTGGTTCCGCTAAGTACCTCAAACAAGATGTTTCTAATTCTAAACAGTGGAACGAAATCTTTGAGGAAACAGAAAAGGACTTTGGACCGGTAACAACCTTGGTTAATAATGCTGGGATTGGATTAGGTAAGACTATTGCTGATACGACTGATGAAGAATGGAACCAGGTTCTTGCAATTGATTTGAATGGAGTTTTCTATGGCCTTCGAGAAGCAATTAACCAAATGAGAAAACATTCTATTGCGGGATCGATTATTAACATGTCTTCCATTGAAGGAATTGTCGGAGATCCGATTTTAGGGGCTTATAATGCTTCTAAAGGGGCAGTTAAAATGATGACTAAGTCGGCCGCTTTAGATTGTGCTTTAAAAGATGATGGAATTCGAGTTAACTCTGTTCATCCTGGCTACATTAAGACTCCTATGATTTCAGCTGATTTGGAAAAAGCGATGTCACAAAGAACCAAGACGCCAATGGGACACCTTGGAGCACCAGAAGATATCGCATATGCCTGCGTTTACCTTGCTTCAGATGAATCGAAGTTTACCACTGGAACTGAATTAGTTGTTGATGGTGGTTACACGGCTCAATAA